The DNA sequence TGTCTTTGTACATCAATATGAGAAGCTTtaaatgtatattattttaaagagaaataaaagtaCGTGCGAACAAAATATACATAGGTCATATTGaaaacatgtcacaaaattAAAGAGGCGGCCTTGGTGTATCACACATCCTTGTGGTAagacttttagaaaatgattttagaaaATCAGAAGGGAATTATTgacaattttaaaactttttccctTTCCCACCTAGGATATGAAAGAGtctaactttaaaataaaaacctaCTCTATAAGTTAAATGATAGTTGCAATGGAAATTATAAACTTAATCAAAAAtgctttttacaaaaaaaccaTTTCCTATGTTACATAAAACCCGCCTAGGTTTCAGTCACTGCTCCCTTGGGCCATGTCTGTCTTGTCGCTTCTTCCTCACTTTGTCCTTGAGAGGGGAAGGCACATACAGAAAAACTACGTGAGTCAAATAATTAGTAAGTATTACTTCgtacagtcaaaatataataacataagttttcattcatgcattccTATTCATCTACATACTTTACCTAAAACACACATTTTATTGAACACATTAAAAGGttggatttttctttgaaaGTAGTTTTCCTTTCATAAAACATTCTCATACCTTATATATTCATTCATAAAGGGCTAAATAATCACACAATATTCATTTTAAGTGTTATCATTTTTCTCTTGCTGGTACTCACTATTACGCTCGATGTGTTGGGGTTAGCAATCTTTTTAACCCGGATTTCATCCATGGCCACAGGTTGGAAATCCGTTTTAGTTAGGGGTAGTACTAGATGCACTACCAATACAACTTACCtgacattgcaatctgcctaGTCCTTTAGTACCATCATTCATTCAATCATGgccattatttattttcatacattaaaacattcaatcatttcctttcattcattcggtccttttaaaactgtaaaaaaaataataataataaataataataataatacataaataaataaaaactcaattgtATTGTAGTGTCATGTAGAAATCAATCAAGTGTTTGATCATCCTCCAATTTGgtaaactttatttatttattttaattctaatctATTCgaccatataattaattatgagaGTCCCACtactcaataataataatattaataaggTAGATAGCCGGTAACATGATATCAACGGACGGAAGTACGTACGGTACTTAGAACATACGAGAAAGCAATTAAGCATAAACGACGTTAATAGACATCCGCTGAATATAGATTACAAACATAGAAACAcacttgcatgcatgcatgcgtttTGAAATTAAATACCAAACCAAACTAgctagtacgtacgtacgtacacagTACAACGTCAAGCAACAAACATATATAACTGATACAGACTAATTAGTTAGTACATATGATCAAAGCTGTGATTTAATGACCATCTCctcattatttattaatatattttatatggagatggTCACATATAGTGATCATATCATGATCTCTCTGATCatcatgtactatatatatatatatgttacttcTTATCCCCTCACTTTTCGAGGTGATTCTTCAGAGTTTCGAGAGCTTCGTTCATCTCTTTCTCTATTGGGGTCAGCGATTTGATAATATCACGAAGCGTTTTTCCTGTCAGAGTATCACGAAGCTTTTTCAGAGCTGCATTAACTCCCGTAGTGGCTTGATTGGTACAGTGTTGCATACCCGACGTTGCACCACGACTGGAAATCCAAAGATTAAACAAAGTATCATAATATTGTAGATAAAATTTCACATATCGAGTTGATTTTGTATATACAGGTTAACCCTATCGCACCTAAAAATTGGTCAAACTACGTACTGCTTAAAGCTAAtgatcatgtatatatgtacCCAATTGTATAGATCCACCGACTGagaatgtctatatatattaccTATCAGCGCCCGGCTTAAAGTAAGCATCCAGACTCGAGAGGAGATCATTGAGCTTGCGTTCGGTTGGGTTTGCCAGATCAGTTAACTTTTTGAGATTTTCCATATCTTTCTTAAGTGCGTTAATGGCTTTCAGGGCCTGATCGCGTTTTGATCTGAAAATACAAAGATTAAACAATGTATCATGTAGATAAAATTGACATATCGATTTGATTTTGTGCAGGTTAGCCTTATTGCACGGTCAAAGTGCTTAAAGCTAGTGATCATAACCAGACCGCATGGGTCAATTCCGACAAACCACGTCCAGAATAGAACTACCCAATTATTCCAGTTTATATAAACCCGCTGGAATGTCTATAAAAAGATATTCACGTTGTTTTGAAACTACTAATTAACTAACAAATACATCAATGTGAAAGAACAAACCGGTAATTATGGATGAATATATAGAAGGTTGGTACCAGCTAACTGCATTATCAATTCAACaatataaattactaataaaaaTCATTCATACAATTAGATGCTGAGATAAATTGAGTTGACTTGTAAgtagtaatattttgtgagtCACATTGAgatggatttgatttttttaggttgagatggatttaaattttttaggtttgatacaaaaaacatttcatctcatcatttaattttatcaaatttgcacacaaaatacaataaacaattcaactttttcaaatctcagaaaaataataatactgaaaaataatattctaactactttttaagttaaaatgtatgaagtaaattgtgataaatttaactttttttttttatagaaagttgataaaataataagtcacgtcaataattaatttgagatgagttgaaataagtTAAATTTAGTTTAACAACCAAATACGAAAAATTCATGCTGATCCACAAATTCTCCCCCTTATTTTTTTACCACAAATTAATGATAGGGAGACATGCATGACGTACATGATCATGTGCACCATATGGAAGTAGTAATTGTTCATGCAAAGTTGTCAAAATCACTTAACTGATGATCACTAATACATGAGAATTCGtgcaatgataaaaataataataataaaatttaagaaaaaaataataattctcaCCCAAGTCGCACACATGTAGTTTAGCCTCCGACAATTTACTTAGAATTGTAAAATGACAGTGCAACGCATGCAATTAATACTATGATCAAAtgtataagttataatattataacttatacaTATCATAAACTATTATGATCAAATGTGATGCATTTTTCATAAGGTACATACAATagatatattacaattaatcaCACTAATTGTATCAATCCCATTCATGCATGTACAACAAATACAagttttcacttttttcaattgtttttcattctttctcataaaaatacaattgaaaataaaaatgcaattgaataattaaagaaaaaaaaaacacaacgaaAATAGTTGAACGATATTGAGATGTGAAAATCAAGATAGTCAAATTAATAACGtatttaaataacaaaaaaagcaatagctatatataagatatctatttttttttttttaataagaaatagacttcatttcatttGATCCATAAAGGAAGTTACATCTATGACTCAAGTTACAAGCCAATTATCATCTATTGTAAGCTTTCCCGTAAACAAAATATTTGCGATGGACGTTGTCTAAACGTCATGAAAACTCTCAAAAAGAGAGTATCATTCTTTGTATAAAATAGAGGAAAAACAACCCGCATCAAAACTCcatcctccaaaggaggagaagTGAACAACACACCCGGCCATCCTCCTAAAACAGAGGAgggaggaatatatatataagatatctATATATGAAAAACATGAGAGATCATGGCTTCATAAAACATTATagcttcaaaaaaattaaaatataaaaagggtGGGAAAGAGGAGGAAGATTAATAAGGAGAGGAGGGAAATCCGAGACATCTAGAGATCGTTGAGAAAAAAACAATGGAGCATTATTTGAGACTTAAGAGCTAAAACCAATTTTTAGAAaagaatatttgattttttattaatagaaactgtttttcattTGCTGACTTTTTCATACACATTCAAACGccaaaaaatcatgaaaattattcATGAAAATTGTTTTATGATGAAACAGATGCAGCTTTTACATACAAGCTGTTACAACACAAAAGCTTAGGTGACGAAATaggatttttctttataatatataattacgaCCAAATTATTGGAAGTTAAACTTCACCACACTATAAACAGAACATATTtgctaaattaaaaaagaaaaaaggaaaaaaagcatAATATATTTGCTCCGAAAAGAGATCGAAGTAATTACGCATCGGCAGGGCCGCTCATGATGTCCAAAACTGCAGCGTGTCTAAAACCTTGTAGCTAGTGCCCAAGATTGAGATTTTGAATTACCACGTAACGTAAaggatactatatatatacagattTATATTACTGTTGAGAAttattaagaatatatatatatatatatatatattatatatatatatatatatttccaaaaagaaaaggagacacgagtcattttctttcttacttTCACAACTACTACTACTACGGGATGAAGACGCGAGTGCATAATGCATATTACAGTTGGTGGGAAAGATACGATGAAACCATATCCTTTCACCTGCTCACTTAACTTCATTcgcataaaatagaaaaaatatatttataaacacaattgtacactaatccatgcactaatttaatgtgattggtcaaaaagtagattttattaaaaataatgttaatttaaattttaaatatgaatgaatcagtattggtacgcagattagtatgcgactttgcttgtatgtagtaaaacccTATATATAATGCATGCATAAAGCAAAATCATTGTTAATACTATTACTTtgggttttgctacatacaagtaaagttgcgtactaattttcgtaccaatactgattcattcatacttaaaatttaaattaacattgttttcaataaaatctattttttgatcaatcacatcaaattggtgtacagattagtgcataattgtgTTTGCaagtatatttttccttatatatatGCTTCATGCAAATTGCATTAATGAGATTAACGTCTATTGGAGTTCTTTTACAGCCTGCTGATCCGAATTTACATGTAAAATGCACGTTATGCATAGTAGATTAATGAGGTAGACATCTATTAATATCCTTCCACTTGCTCATTTAGACTCATTTGAAAATTACATTatgtatagtaatactaataatcATGACAACAATAATGATAGTAATAGcactaatgatttttttatttttttatttttttttaatttggtgcatggTATAATTGTGAGGTAGGCATCTAGTTATAAGATCATTTCACATTGGTAAGGTAGACATTTAAGGCTCTGTTTGGATATCAAGAATATTtcaaatagtagtaaaatagtctaaaaatatctaaaaaaattatgtttctaAACAGACTTTAAATATAAGATTATTTGATCCACTCATTTTTCCTCGCTCATTTgaaattacattatatattaacaaaatataCTGATTTCTCTCTTTTAATTTAACAAATATCACTTAAAATCTCAAGGCAACATATTAATAAGTGCATTAGAAAATTTTCaacatttataattatatatatatatatatatatatattacattaggGTATATTTTAGAATTCATGAGTTATAAGTTGAAAAGATAGACAAAGTTAATAAGCTTTTGCCTACGgagaccctttttttttttttttttttttgggaaaaatggGTCAATTTTAAGTGCCAGCATAGTAattgtaataatagtaatttataaattacctactcaaatttaattttttataatatctttcataataatattataagataaaaatatttttattaaattacattaatttcataatatcttttttcttttgaaaatgtgacaatttttgtcattttgtgaaaataaattcGAACCAACTTTACTCATATCTTTATTTGACTATTTGGATTAGAAATGGTTTTTTAATCGGCTCCTAAATCGCTCCAACATGACAAAATTAAGCATTTTTAAAAGCTGACTCATCATccctaaaatttaataaaataaatatgtttagaaaatataatcttattaaataattttataaaagttgtgtaacagtaatatttataatatttgttgttaCACTCGTACACAGCTGAATGAATTAATAGTCTTGGACTCTTGGGCTTGTTTCACTGTTTCACAATGGCATCAATATTCGAGAAGAGGACGTCATTAAAATGATATCATCCTGAAAACCTCA is a window from the Carya illinoinensis cultivar Pawnee chromosome 14, C.illinoinensisPawnee_v1, whole genome shotgun sequence genome containing:
- the LOC122295020 gene encoding uncharacterized protein LOC122295020; this encodes MSGPADASKRDQALKAINALKKDMENLKKLTDLANPTERKLNDLLSSLDAYFKPGADSRGATSGMQHCTNQATTGVNAALKKLRDTLTGKTLRDIIKSLTPIEKEMNEALETLKNHLEK